Below is a window of Plasmodium brasilianum strain Bolivian I chromosome 14, whole genome shotgun sequence DNA.
catttatgtatgtacgtggGTATTTTCCCGCCCTCCCCCTTACACCACGTTATACCGTAGTGTGTGTGAAAAAGcaaatgcataaaaattattacttttatttcgAGTAACTCCTGTTTATATTTCAGCAATCTATTTTCCAAGATTGGCAGTTTCATGCTACCTGTATCctgcataaaaatatgtatacatgcaGATAGATATGTATGAaggcatatatgtatgcgggtatatacgtatgcacGTATATTTGCATGAACGTAcgcacatatacacatataagcGCAATTTGTTACTTgacatttttccttttcacaCGATTTTGTGAACTTCGTACTACCATCATACTTGGACCCTGAATTAATCGTTTTGCAGTCGCAAGTATTTAAccgcatgtacatataaatgagtttttttattgtgaattttatggtatatatatttttttcacctcaatttattattaaccTGCACAGGTCATGTTCTTTTTGTAATTCAAGggagaatttaaaaaaaaaaaaaaaaaaattaaatcaaccatttgttcatataatgATAAGTTcacttataatttttagtaataattCGAAAAGAATATCGTTCGCTATTTTtcacataaacatatatacatatatatatatatatatatatatacatacatacatacatacacattgtcatgttttttttttttattttatattattatttttttttttttatattcctgCTTACCCCTTCAAGAATGTACTCATATTGGGGttcatttttcttctctgaagcaatatatgttatttcgTCACAGGCACATTCAACTgtaagcatttttttttttgacgaGAAGAAATTATTTTCCATAGAAATGTCTAAATGATTATTCCAAGGATAGGtatagtaaaaattatacacaTTTAGGTTGTCTTGCATTAACTTTTTGTTGAATAGATCTATTTCGTTGTTCTCATGATAAACGATCTCATTTATGTTAGTGATGTTGTTAGGCATATATTGGTAAGCATCCTCCATTCGTTtgatttctttcttttcctaATTGGAATGAGTAATTTAAAGGAGACAGAATTATGCAACATGTAGTATGTggtatgtataatatgttGTGTGTATTGTGGTGTATAGTATATTACTTGCAATTATGTTCCGTGTAGCAtataatacacatatgtacaacTGTTCCATAcggttataaaaaaaaaaaaaaaattaatatcacTGTTAGTACCCTAATAATTGAACATATGACATTGTCATAGATATTCTTTATATCTTGAAAAATTTCGCCTTCCTCTTTCAGCAAGTATAGTTTCTAGTGAATATACGCACGGgtgtacatacatgtatgtacacaaatataaatccgtatgtatgtgtgcatgtatgtatgtacacaaatataaatacgtatgcatgtatgtatgcactcaaatataaatacgtatgtatgtgtgcatgtataacctttaagacaaaaaaaaaaaaaacggatttattttattttattttatttttattatttttttatgtgcatAACTTATTTGCAACTACTCAGTTAAACTTGTACTTCATTACACCTATTAATTTACAACACTATTCTTAATAATTGTATTATacactttatattttattttttcattattacatTGCCTTCTGTTGAGTCCTGATAATTCACAAAATGcttgtatataaaatttcttttatacgCTATCACTTCTTCATCCTATGTCGTTAGAAAGCGGCTCGTGTTTGTGTATGCACGGATGTTATTTTGGTGTTCGCTCGTTAGCTAGATAgcttattaatttttttttttttttttttttttttttattgttcaaacaaaaaggaaaagaaaaattttttaaagaaagaTGTAGAATAACGAAATGCACAACTCATATCAAGGGAATATATACCTCCTCCGTGTCTTCATTGTATCTTATGCATTTTTCATAAACCTCACAAACATTactaattttgttatattcatTGTAATAAACAAGGATTATCTTATTTTCCGGTATTaggaaaacttttttttttattccattctTAGCAttcttaaaagaaaaagagcaAAAATGTATCAGAAATTAGTGCAGATGATAAAGctttgcaaaaatatataaatattatttggtGTAGAACTTGCTGTAACTCAATTTgtctctttttatatttgtgtCAGTAAAAccttatttctatatttcaCAGTGATTTTCGTTACATAGTACTCATCTCCCTCAAACGTCTAAAAAGGGTGGAAGTTTAACGAGAACTTAACTATATGCATGAGTACAAATACgaatacatgtacatatatatgtgtatgtgcaattatttatatatataattttttttttttttttttcctccttcCTCGTTTTTTTCATCAAATCAAGAACATGTACCTTCAACTTGTAAATTGTGTTCTCGTTCTTCGATAGCTTAACTGATCTGTATATCACGCtaaggaattaaaaaaaaagaaatttttttttttttttctttttcacgATTAAGAATAATGTTTTTCTGTTTCTTCCTTTATACTCATCATTCcgattaatgaaatattccATCAGTTTGTAGTCCTTTATCTGATACGGgtatttaacaaaatataatgtttttataatggtcttttttaatttttaatattcatttCGTATTACGAactatttgttttattttatgtatttattttttttttgttttcgcCATTTTGCCATTTTAATTTCCACCTCAACATAATATGCTAGTCCATCCGCCctaaaataacgaaaaaggGTATTCAAGGGGAAGAAATAATAGATGTGTCCTCATATCTACACgtacttacatataaatacttgCATCTCACATGTATAGACATAACAAACACACATAACATGCATTCGTTCATACATGCGCGTGCTTACCTATTTGCGTAAAACGTGAAACGCGAATAAAACCCTATCCTCTTTGTAGAAGGgggtgaaaaaaataaaataaaaataaagataaaatagagaaaaataaagtacaACAAAATAgagcaaaataaagtacaataaaataaaaatgagcaACAATACCAAACAAAGCActatcatttaattttatcaagTTATATGTTCTTGTCTGTGTGTACTTGTTCTAGTTTCTTTAAACGTTGGTGACCGCAATCATCGTAATATTCAATAGTTTTAAATTTCTGTGGCAGATATATTTTAGCTCTTTTCCTGTCTCTGTTCATATTAGGTATATATTTAGGTatgtgtataatatatatataagtaaacattcatttattttttttttttttttttataaatatatgaaataaattaaggaATTTTTCCAGAGTTTTATagtaagtttttttttttttttttttttttttttttttatcacctTCTATGCTTATAAAAGCTACAGACAGATTCAATGTCTGTATAGAATTTGTTTGTATAATGTGTATGCATTTCTGTTAGTCCGTCGTGCTGTAAAGAGAAGGTGAAAAGTACATGAAGGGAATTTAGAAGTTGGGTACATAAgtatttgtatgtacatgcaCAATCTTAATTGAGCAAACCTGGAGAAAATAGCCATATTCATCCTTCTTGCAGTTGTTATAAAATGTAGTCTTGCTACCTACAtacaaatttttacaaaatcaAGTGTGTGTATGCACACATTTGGTTcttacatgtatgtatgtttgtttGTTACTCATGGAACGgataatcatatatttcgAAAATTGAGCAAAATGTACCATGAGGGTATTTCAAGAGAAATCTGTCTTTTCTTATTACGTAAAATTTGTTTTCAACAATAGGAGTTAGTGCCTtacacaaaaaagaaaaaaagcgAGCGGCGAGCAATTaattcgtatatatatatatatgtatgtatatgtatatatatatacatgtgcattACATCAATATTTACTGgaacaaatttaaaaacgACAGTTCTATATTTTCCCTTCTTTGTAAATgttttgtcctttttttttactttgttttttatttcctcaTAAAATGCAGGGACGAAATACTCTTTGTTCTTTAGTTGGGATAtcagtatttttattttttcagtCTTGTTTATGTTAatcttaataattaaaagggAATATATAGGAAGAAGGACATTTTACATGAAAGcgatataattataattacgaatttgtatatacaagaagcataattttacataaacatttttttcgtTCCACAAGTAAAAAATGGATCTATATGGGCAATCGTCGATGTCGTATTCCTTGccttaaataaaaaaataaaaacggTAAGAGCTGAGGGGTGATGGATAAACAATAAATGATGAACAAGGAACGATGAACAAGGACCAACGAATGACGAACAAGGACCAACGAATGACGAACAAGGACCAACGAATGACGAATAAGGACAAACGAATGACGAACAAGGACAAACGAATGACGAACAAGGACAAACGAATGACGAACGATGTGTAACgataacttaaaaaataattaaaaaaaatacaagtcTAATATGATATACGTTACTATGCCTTATGCACTACACTAAGAATACTACCACTGCAGTAACTACAAACCTGAAGACATTTCTATAAAAACATCTTTTCTTAGATCtaagcttttttttataagtatccacatatgtatataaaaatcttCTTCAAGATTTACTTTTTCGTCTTCATATTTGTTTTCCCTGAGCTGtaagtttattattttattattattttttttgcatgaaaaaatgaatatcaAGTAGTAATTACTtgatatttttgttaatgtGCTTTCGTGTGTGCAATATCGTACGAGCGTGTATTTGCACGTGTAAACACATGTACGTAAATACACATGTACGTAAATACACATGTACGCAAAcactcatatatacatacgtaggTACATTATAACGTACCATCGTTTTACCAACGTTCATTAGTTTCtcatatttcttctttttctcctTTATGTCTGTCATGCTCTCCTAAGCGAGTTAtgaggaaattttttttttttttttttgatttgttcaaggattttttctttttttcctacaTCTTATTTACTATCTAAATAAAAACTATTATCagattacatttttttccttgGATAGTTtgaattcttttaaattaaaatcgCAAAAGTTCTTTTTCTGAGATATGAGGGAATGTATAGGGTAAAATTTTGCTTGTATAGGCCAGGCAGtaattaacaattttttttttttttttttttgttaatctGTTTAACTTATTTTAACTTAATTTAGCTCAATTTGACTTAATTTGgcttattttaataaaatttaatttagtataatttaacataattcaaattaattatcattttctctcttttttctttctttttggTACATCATTTTTGGAGCATATAGAAAAAGGCGCTTCACCACATACAACATACGCTTCATAGTTTTTCGCTACACAAAAAGAAAGTTTTACATACACTTATTTATGTGAGAATATTTAAGCGTTTAACTACTTGAATACACCTGACTATTTCGCCTTTGGGCGCAGTGCCAACGTTAAAAATGACAAATGTGCAGATGCACACATGTTCACGTAAATATGAACGTGTAAATATACGCgtttgtgtgtgtgtgtgtgtgtgtgtgtgtgtgtgtgtgtgtgtgtgtgtgtgtgtgtgtgtgtgtgtgtgtgtgtgtgtgtgtgtgtgtgtgtgtgtgtgtgtgtgtgtgtgtgtgtgtgtgtgtgtgtgtgtgtgtgtgtgtgtgtgtgtgtgtgtgtgtgtgtgtgtgtgtgtgtgtgtgtgtgtgtgtgtgtgtgtgtgtgcgtatatatgtttgtatgtatatatgtttgtatgtatatatgtttgtatgtatatatgtttgtatgtatatatatttgtatgtatatatatttgtatgtttatatgtttgtatgtatatatgtttttatgtatatatatttgtatgtatatatatttgtatgtgtatatgtatatatgtttgtatttttttttttttactcctCAGCGCAGAAACGACTATGCTGGATAGATCTACACAGTCTGCAATctacaataaaaattttaacctctatgaaataaatacaaattaataaattaaaacaacaaaaatagCAAACCTTCCAGTTGAACAAAAGTGTTGTATTGGCTAGTAATatcgttttaatttttttttttaataatatttcataagtaaaaaagtttttaatatagctgtatatttctttatagtTATTTCCCTTGCTAAAAAGGAAAGTGTATTATGAAAGCGAAAATATGTTTGCCGATTGTTGTAGTATTACAGTAATGGCGTTACTAGTACAGTTCTACTATTATACTGTAAAGTTATGTTAGTACGTAAGTACGTCATTATATTACTACATCACTACAATTACTAATCTTAAGAAGTaggcaaaataaaatagtataattaaatagtataattaaatagtaaaattaaatagtaataataaatagcaaaattaaatagcagaattaaatagcaaaattaaatagcagaattaaatagcaaaattaaatagcaaaattaaatagcaaaattaaatagcaaaattaaatagcaaaattaaatagcaaaattaaatagcaaaattaaatagcaaagtaaaataaattaataactaGAATAACTAAAATTTCTtcgtttatttattactCGAAGgggaaatatatttgtattattgaggaacaaatattttttttcattccgTATTCATCAATAAAGAATTCACAGAACTGAATGTTATGCTTTTCTTTAAGCTAACAGATAATAacaaatgaaacaaaatttaaatatgaaaatgataCTTACGTTCATATACgcacacatacgtacatacacatatacat
It encodes the following:
- a CDS encoding hypothetical protein (conserved Plasmodium protein), encoding MYLKNNRDEVVNNYNNILPSSKEKVLLNYLSSLKKKLKEKHNIQFCEFFIDEYGMKKNICSSIIQIYFPFDKGNNYKEIYSYIKNFFTYEILLKKKIKTILLANTTLLFNWKKKNFCDFNLKEFKLSKEKNESMTDIKEKKKKYEKLMNVGKTMLRENKYEDEKVNLEEDFYIHMWILIKKSLDLRKDVFIEMSSGKEYDIDDCPYRSIFYLWNEKNVYININKTEKIKILISQLKNKEYFVPAFYEEIKNKVKKKDKTFTKKGKYRTVVFKFVPVNIDALTPIVENKFYVIRKDRFLLKYPHGSKTTFYNNCKKDEYGYFLQHDGLTEMHTHYTNKFYTDIESVCSFYKHRRDRKRAKIYLPQKFKTIEYYDDCGHQRLKKLEQRIGFYSRFTFYANRADGLAYYVEIKDYKLMEYFINRNDEYKGRNRKTLFLITFEGDEYYVTKITVKYRNKNAKNGIKKKVFLIPENKIILVYYNEYNKISNVCEVYEKCIRYNEDTEEDEEVIAYKRNFIYKHFVNYQDSTEGNKLYLLKEEGEIFQDIKNIYDNVICSIIREKKEIKRMEDAYQYMPNNITNINEIVYHENNEIDLFNKKLMQDNLNVYNFYYTYPWNNHLDISMENNFFSSKKKMLTVECACDEITYIASEKKNEPQYEYILEGNMTCAGSKYDGSTKFTKSCEKEKCQDTGSMKLPILENRLLKYKQELLEIKDLNNPSNNEKFQRIKQNIKFTEDRIYHCKNKEV